From a single Silene latifolia isolate original U9 population chromosome 6, ASM4854445v1, whole genome shotgun sequence genomic region:
- the LOC141586898 gene encoding fructose-bisphosphate aldolase 2, chloroplastic produces MATASASLLKTSPTKLDKCDWVKGQSLRQFSSVSLAKSNSSASSSLSVKASYADELVKTAKTIATPGRGILAMDESNATCGKRLASIGLENTEANRQAYRTLLVSAPGLGQYISGAILFEETLYQSTVDGKKIVDVLIEQNIVPGIKVDKGLVPLAGSNNESWCQGLDGLASRSAAYYQQGARFAKWRTVVSIPNGPSALAVKEAAWGLARYAAISQDNGLVPIVEPEILLDGEHGIDRTFEVAKKVWAEVFFYLAENNVMFEGILLKPSMVTPGAECKDRATPEQVANYTLNLLRQRIPPAVPGIMFLSGGQSEVEATLNLNAMNQASNPWHVSFSYARALQNTCLKTWGGRAENVQAAQETLLVRAKANSLAQLGKYTGEGESDEAKEGMFVEGYTY; encoded by the exons ATGGCAACAGCATCAGCTTCTCTTCTCAAGACATCCCCAACTAAGTTGGACAAGTGTGATTGGGTTAAGGGTCAGTCCCTTCGCCAGTTCTCTTCGGTGTCCCTCGCCAAGTCCAACTCCTCTGCCTCATCCTCGCTCTCTGTTAAAGCTAGCTATGCTGATGAACTTGTCAAAACCGCG AAAACAATAGCAACACCAGGGCGTGGAATCCTGGCCATGGACGAGTCAAATGCTACCTGCGGAAAGAGGCTTGCATCCATCGGATTAGAGAACACAGAGGCCAACCGCCAGGCGTACAGAACCCTGCTTGTTTCAGCCCCTGGTCTGGGTCAGTACATCTCTGGAGCCATCCTTTTCGAGGAGACCCTTTATCAATCCACCGTTGATGGTAAAAAGATTGTTGATGTTCTCATTGAGCAGAACATTGTGCCTGGTATTAAGGTGGACAAG GGTTTGGTTCCCCTGGCTGGATCAAACAATGAGTCATGGTGCCAAGGTCTGGACGGACTAGCCTCCCGTTCTGCTGCATACTACCAGCAGGGCGCACGTTTTGCCAAATG GCGTACAGTGGTTAGCATTCCTAATGGACCATCTGCACTGGCTGTGAAAGAAGCCGCTTGGGGTCTTGCTCGCTATGCTGCTATTTCTCAG GACAATGGATTGGTTCCAATTGTGGAACCAGAAATACTGTTGGATGGTGAACATGGAATTGACAGGACATTTGAGGTGGCGAAAAAAGTGTGGGCTGAAGTTTTCTTCTACCTAGCGGAGAACAATGTCATGTTTGAAGGTATCCTCCTGAAGCCTAGCATGGTCACTCCTGGTGCCGAATGCAAGGATCGCGCTACTCCGGAACAGGTTGCTAATTACACCCTCAACCTTCTCCGCCAGCGCATTCCTCCAGCTGTTCCTGGAATTATG TTTTTGTCAGGTGGACAATCTGAAGTGGAAGCAACCCTAAACTTGAATGCGATGAACCAAGCATCAAACCCGTGGCATGTATCATTTTCATATGCCAGAGCTCTCCAGAACACCTGCCTTAAGACATGGGGAGGACGGGCCGAGAATGTCCAGGCCGCCCAAGAGACCTTGCTAGTCCGCGCTAAGGCCAACTCCCTTGCTCAACTCGGCAAGTACACTGGTGAAGGCGAGTCTGACGAGGCCAAGGAAGGAATGTTTGTCGAAGGCTACACTTACTAA
- the LOC141586897 gene encoding putative serine protease EDA2 — translation MKWVKSGMATPTPLLLKLPILLFSILITHLSPSTAYISSRLRYNGDKYLTTQEHRFNQSLDHFSPFDHRQFEQRYYEFLDDFRSADGPIFLQICGEYSCNGITNDYLCALAKKFGAAIVSPEHRYYGKSLPFESHTTENLRYLSSKQALFDLASFRQYYQESLNRKLNRSNVENPWFVFGGSYAGALSAWFRLKFPHLTCGSLASSAVVLAVYNFTEFDQQVGISAGPECKAALQEVTQLVEERLKANAKEIKSLFGASELKVDGDFLLFLADAAVMAFQYGNPDKLCPPLLKAKKANQDLVAVYASYVKDFYIETFGASVKTYSQEHLKNSTVGEDSEDRLWWFQVCSEVAYFQVAPANDSIRSSKIDTRYHLDLCRNVFGGNVYPEVEATNLYYGGLQIAGSKIVFANGSQDPWRRASKQISSPGMPSYLITCHNCGHCSDVRGCPQSPVSMAGDSKGCSSPDAVNKVRQHITEHIDLWLSECGDVGGYWSAMKPKTLLSS, via the exons ATGAAGTGGGTAAAGTCGGGCATGGCGACGCCGACGCCATTGTTGTTAAAATTACCAATTTTATtattttcaatattaatcacacaCTTATCTCCTTCAACGGCTTATATCTCCTCTCGTCTGCGTTACAATGGTGACAAATATCTGACCACCCAAGAACACCGGTTTAATCAATCTCTCGATCACTTCTCCCCTTTT GACCATCGACAATTTGAGCAACGATattatgaatttcttgatgatttCCGATCTGCTGATGGACCGATATTCTTGCAAATTTGCGGTGAATATTCATGTAATGGGATAACCAATGACTATCTATGT GCTTTAGCAAAGAAGTTTGGAGCAGCAATTGTTTCTCCTGAACATCGATACTACGGAAAGAGCCTTCCATTTGAATCACACACTACTGAAAATCTTAGATATCTTTCATCTAAGCAAGCTCTCTTTGATTTAGCTTCTTTCCGACAATATTATCAG GAGTCCTTAAACCGTAAGCTGAATCGGTCAAATGTTGAAAATCCGTGGTTTGTGTTTGGTGGGTCTTACGCTGGAGCTCTCAGCGCGTGGTTCCGCCTGAAGTTTCCACATTTGACCTGTGGAAGTCTTGCAAGTTCTGCTGTGGTCCTTGCCGTTTATAACTTCACAGAGTTTGATCAACAG GTTGGTATCTCCGCCGGCCCAGAATGTAAAGCTGCATTGCAAGAAGTTACACAGCTTGTTGAAGAAAGACTGAAGGCAAATGCAAAGGAAATAAAGTCACTCTTTGGTGCATCTGAG TTGAAAGTTGATGGCGATTTTCTCCTTTTTCTGGCTGATGCTGCAGTTATGGCG TTTCAATATGGAAATCCAGATAAGTTGTGCCCTCCTTTGCTTAAAGCTAAGAAGGCTAATCAAGATTTGGTG GCTGTTTATGCTTCATATGTGAAAGACTTCTATATTGAAACCTTTGGTGCCAGTGTTAAAACATATAGCCAAGAGCATTTGAAGAACTCTACTGTTGGTGAAGATAGTGAAGACAGATTGTGGTGGTTCCAAGTTTGCAGCGAAGTTGCATATTTCCAGGTGGCTCCAGCAAATGATAGTATTCGATCTTCTAAAATTGACACAAG GTACCATTTGGACCTTTGCAGGAATGTTTTCGGCGGTAATGTATACCCTGAGGTTGAGGCAACTAACTTATATTATGGAGGGTTGCAGATAGCAG GTTCAAAGATAGTGTTTGCGAATGGCTCACAAGACCCTTGGAGACGTGCATCGAAACAGATCTCATCCCCAGGCA TGCCTTCTTATCTCATCACGTGTCATAATTGTGGCCATTGCTCTGATGTGCGGGGTTGCCCACAGTCACCAGTGAGTATGGCAG GGGACTCTAAAGGTTGCAGCTCTCCTGATGCTGTCAACAAAGTCAGACAACATATTACAGAACACATTGATCTGTGGTTGTCTGAGTGCGGAGATGTTGGTGGGTATTGGAGTGCAATGAAACCTAAGACGTTGCTATCCTCGTAG